The stretch of DNA aggtggggcctggtgggagatgactagatcatgggggtggtttgtcatgaatgatttagcagtATCCCCGtagtgctattcttgtgatacaGTTCTAGGAgtatctggttgcttaaaagtgtgtaccaccttccccctctcccttcctcctgctccagctatATATgatgtgcctgtttcccctttccccatgattgtaaatttcctgaggctttcccagaAGCTGAAGCTCCTATGctccctgcacagcctgcagaaccatgagccaattaaaactcttgtctttataatataaattacccaatttcaaggaatttttttttttttaatgtagtttcgctcttgcccaggctggagtgcagtggcacaatctcagctcactgcaacctctgccttctgggttcaagcgcttctactgcctcagcctccctagtagctgagattactggtacctgccaccacacccagctaattttgtatttttagtgcagatggtgtttaatcatgttggccaggctgatctcaaactcctgacctcaggtgatccacctgccttgtcttcccaaagtgctgggattacaggcgtgagggaCCACACCTAgccttcaggtatttctttacagcaatgtgtgAATGAAACAGTCTCTCATCCAAGGtagaaaaaatggagaaatataaGGATACGGAAAACTTAAACTACATTAACAGTAAGGTAGTATTGACCTACTAGATGATAGAAAATACTTCCTCTCTTCAAGTACCAAAAAAGCCAAATtttcacaaaacaataaatatctattaCATGCATAAACTCTGCAGTTAGAAAGCCTGATTTTGTTCccaagtttcttatcagcttgtGTGACCttgaaaattacttaaccttATGACTCAGTTCCCTCAACATAAAATGAAGATAGCACCTACCTCATGTGTTTAGTTGACAGTTCTATGCATTAATATGTGCAATTTGTTAATATCAATGCTTGGGACACAATAGCATTATTGGAGTGTTTCTAGatttaaaacttaataaaatacaaataaatatatgagatTCATTTACAATAGTGCTGAGGAAAATCTGCAGCCTTAAGTATTTTCTCCATCATATTCAAAGAATGAAATTAACTGGATTAAACTTCTAATGTACAAGTTAGGAAAAGATAAACTGAAAGTAGTTGGAAGGAattcatacatgtatacacataaattaatgagttaaaataactgtaaaatatatactaaacACAAAGCACCAATGATATGGATTTTTTGTTAGAAAAATTAACTTACTAAACAAAAAATGTAAGGCATACATTTCTGTGTCTGAAATATAGAAAGAGCAGAAGATCTGCCCATTCAAAAATGAGGATTAGACAAATTTGCAGAGGAATTGTGTGACATCTTCATTTCTAGTATACCTAGgcctttaaaatgagaaaaaaatttatattttaaaataagtacatCATTGACAGAAAATCCTGATGAAttgcagaatgagagaaaatggacaaaactTATTGATGAACATCAGTGTAAAAATTTTAACTTAAGCATTAGCTAAGATAATCTAAGTATATTAAAAGAGTAACATATGATGACTACATGGGATTTATTGCAGGAAGGTAACAATGGTTTAAAGCAAGGAAATCTGGAAATATAACATCTTATAAATATATCCAGAAATTATATGATTATGTTTATAGAGGCTGAtagtcatttgataaaattcaacagtcaGTCTTGGTTTACACTCACCCACAAGGAAGCAATGAATCAATCCTTccgtaaaataaaatacaaaattgtttATCTAGTAGTGAGATATTTTAGACCCAAGCCACCATTTTCCTTAATGTGAGGTATTTGAGGCACTTCAGTCAATAATGTATGGAATTTGCACTATTaaccactgaaaatatttttagaactgTAATTGATGGAAGGGAAGAGACAAAACTTAATTTGTTGTGCTTGCCGTTGATAAGGCTGAATGTGGGGAAAACTCAAGGAGAAGGCTAAACTTCTAAATGGTTTCTTTATGGTCACCATGCTGGCTTCAACCATGGCTTTAACTTCCAGGAGGCCATGAATTTTGCCACCATGGAATAGATCAATTCAAGCAAAGTGGAGTCTCAGTGCAGTGATGGAAAGCCACTGTGGGCATCCTGTAACCCAAGTGCTATGACCTGTGGAAACACAGTCATTTGGGGCAGTTGCAGACCCCATGGAGTCCAGGGCACATGCCAGCCTGGAGATGCCCACCTGGTGAAAGATCCAAGTGCTGGAGAGGACTAGCCTGGCCCCAGTCACCACCCATGTCAACAGGGTCATGACGCACTCAACCTATGGCCTCGGGCTGTGGTTCCCATTGCCTTACCCTTGTGCCTGGTGTTCCCATGGCCTTTCCATCCTGCAATGATGCTTCCCAGCCCATGAACTTAGCCTGGACCCACTGCCCACCCCAGCTCTGCCAACCCTGGTCTGAACCCTTCAACTGACAGACGTGGCCATGGTCCTTGCCCTCTGTAACTGGGGACACAGGAGCCAATACTCTAGGCTCCAGCCAGGAGGTGCCTCTTGATGGTCACAGGGCACACAGCTTTAGGCCCTCAGCCTCAGGCCCTGAGTCTAAGTCCTTGCCCACAGATGGAGCCTTGATGAACAGGCCTGTACCACTAAGCCCAGGATCCAGCATCCTGCCAAGGATCTGGGTGCTGCTGGGCCCCTGCCTTTGAGCCCATGGTCAGTCTTTATACTTCACTGCTCTGCTATGTGAGGGCCTCTTGATATTGCTCACATTTACATCTCAGAATTTTGGGCAAATTTTCAGACCACTAACATTATAGAGCCTCTCAGTGCTGAGACAGACCCTCTGGTGAGGCACCTGGGTGCTGCTGAGTATATTAAGTATATTCTTTATCCTGCAAGACCTTTTAATGTCTTGACACTTCTACTTCTGTGTCACCAGCTGAGATTTCATCCATTGGACATGAGTGTCTCTGAGAACAAGGTCTTCCTGGGTTTACTGGGAACTCATCTATCCCAGCATCCCAATTGCTGGAACAACTATGGAGGCTGCTGCACTTCTGAAGAGTTCACAATGTGGTTCCCCTTCAATCTTCTTCCCTTACGTATCCCACCCCAACTCTCCCTTTCTAGCAAAACTAGCCTCTTATGACCAATTAGCTCAATAGAGTTAGAAAAAAGTATCTTTCTGAGTCATTGAGGTATTCAAAATGTGATGTCACCTGTATTTGTTCACAAATGAATTAAAAGTCACCAAAATGTAAGATCTGACTTTCTTCTAATATTGTAGTTTCAAACAACTGGCAAAGGAGGTTATTCTCCAtgcatttttcttcataattagTTAAAAAGTTTTAAGGCAAAATGTATTTTATGGGCTGGTTACATTGTGTGGTGATGCTGAGCTCAGGGCATGGTTTTGGGGTTCTGGCTGTCTGGCCAGGTGGGAGCACTGGGTTGCAGTCATGCTTTGAGGCTGGCCTTAGGCCCAGCCTGGTTCTCAGCTAAATAGCAGGACCCAAATTGCTGGGAAAGATGAGCAGCCCTAGGCTTAAGGTGCCATCTGACTATCTTCTCTCCTGGGCTTCACTGCCTTTTCAAAGCTATTTGTATATTTCACACTGGTAACTCATTCACTCAACCCAATATTGTCCCTAAATAAGTGAACAAGGTTTCAATCAGGAATGTGTGCTGTATAGAAACTAAAGAAGGATTGGACAACAGAGCAGAATGAGCTGGGACTGGTTGAGTGGCCGGTCTCAGAAGGATTCACTCAGCAGGAGACTTTGGGGACCCAATTATAAAATGGGGAGGTCTGGAGAAGAATTCCCTGCTTGCAGGGACCAGCAAGTACAACAGACCTAACATAGAACTTGTGAGTTTGTGTTTCCAGGAATACAAAAGAAGCTTATTTGTGTCTGGGACatagagaggaagggagagaggcagggggcAGAGCATGGAGGGCCTTGTGTCTCATGTCAGGTGCATTATGTGGTGTTCCTTCAACTTGAAAGGAGAAGGCATTAAAACAGCAGTGGAAAAGATGTGAACGACACATTTAAGTAATCAGCTTAGTTGTTCTGTGGAGAATGTGTGAGTAGGAGAAGCAATTAGAGTTTATAATACAAGTGAAAGTGACAGTTGCTTACACTTAATTGTTAGTATTGCAAatgcacagaaatggaaaaattcagaatatatttttaacattgaaaATGACAGTTTTGATGAAGAAGGAAACATTCAGAGAAGCAAACCACTGCCCACCTTAATACCACCCCTCCTTAACTTCCCCACTCCCATCCAGAATTTCAAGAAGGCTGTACATTTTGAAGCATGAGTAATCAAAACTCGGTGCTTGTCTAAAGTTCTCAATAAAGAGCAGAAAAACTCTTATCATCCTGTCTCTCCCATTCATTCAGGCAACTTTGTCTTTCTTAACATAACAAGAAGTTTACTCTTTGGAAAATTCAAGCTGAGGGACAACATAGGGTCTCCAGGCATACAGGAGGATGGACTGAGATGCCTGGCTGAAAAGGTTTAAGCTAATAGTGACACGGCGGAACCAAAGACGAAAGCACACTGCATTCACTGGAAGGGAGTAGCCTAGAGAACTGCTGATCCCTCAGTACATCCTGCATGACCAAGGAATGAAATTTTATGTGATAGATAAAAGCCTCATTGACCCTGGAGTGCAGTAAGCAGAGAGCCTTCAGCTGCAGAGAGCTGCCTCACCCAAAGCATGCCTCTTCCCAGTTTGGCCCACATTTCATGACTGCTCAGTGCTGGAGCATAAAGCTTGGCCATCTTTGCTCAACTTAGCACATCGCTGAAGGGCCATTTGTGCTCCAGATTTGCCAAGACTATCTTTGGCCCTAATCCTCAGCTCCAATTTTCCCTGTGCTCAAACatgcttccttcctctccttttctcagaTATGAATCCCAAGCACACTTGTTAAGAAAGATCTTGGTGCCAAAGTCTGTTCCATAACAGACCTGACCTACAACTTTACTTCAGGTTTCATTGTGTTTCAAAAGCTTAATTTTCTTGAGAGAATAAAGAGTGATAGCCCCTACTGAAATCATAGTTCTTTGCATGGTTATTTAGTGATGTGAGGAGATAGAAATGGCCACATAAGAATTTCAGCTTTTAATTTACGGAATTATTGTTGTGACCCCTGGTGCAAACATGTCCCTTTGAACACCAGAAGTCACAAGGGCAAGAAGAAACATCTTGCCATTGGCATGATGGATCAATACCAGTTTTCTCCTGGATTAACTGTAACCATGTACTCTGCTCTGAGCAAAACAGTATCATGTTTGGAGCAACTGACTCTCACATacattgcttgtgggaatgtaacaTTGTACAGCCCCATTGAAAAACTGTTTGTCAATGTTCTGTAAACTTGACCACTCATCTATCCATACTCATTCtcttcctaggtatttacccaatcattaaaaatcaggaaCTGTGAATAATCCACGTGTCTGAACAGATGAGTGGAAAAGCTATAGCATATTAAATAGTTACAAAAAGCAATgattcattttatattcattcaaaaaaatggccaaaataaGTTGTGCTCGTAGAACTTAGATCGTGGTTGTCTCTGGTGAGAGTGGGAATTAACTGGGAAGTTCTAGGCATGTGAAAATGTTGTGGGGCTATGGGAATGTTCTGCGTCTCATTTAGAGTGCTGATTACATGGGTGTATATAATTGTTTAAACTGGAGGAATTGGCAGAGCAAGATAGTATAATAGAAAGCTCTAAATCAGATTTAGTCTGCCTTATatcaaatggatctaatagatattgaCAGGACACTTCATCCACCAGTTGTAAAAAGttgtaaaatacacattcttttcctcagcacatggatcattctcaagaatagaccATATGGTAGGTAACAAAATACAtctttaaaagttcaaaaattcaaataattccaAGCATCTTCTCTGGACACAGtggaacaaaactagaaatcaaaacaagaggaattttggaaattatgcaaacacatagaaattaacCAATATGCACCTGAATCTCCagtaggtcaatgaagaaattaagaaggaaattgaagaatTTCCTGAAACAAATCATAATGGAAATGCAATATATTAAAACCTATAGGATACAGTAAAAAGCAGTACTAACatggaagtttatagctataagttcctacatcaaaaaagaggaaaaacttcaaataaaccaCCTAATGATGCCTCTTAAAGGAGTAGAAAGGTAAGaacaaaaataatccaaaattagtagaagaaaagaaataataaaaatcacagcagaaattaatgaaatcaaaatgaggaaaacaatgCAAAAGATCACTGAAACAAAGAGTTGttgttttgaaaagttaaaccaaattgacaaacctttagccgattaagaaaaagagacagaagatctaaatcaataaaatcagaaatgaaaaaggaggcactgcaatagatactgcagaaattcaaagtatcattagtggctactatgagcaactatatagCAATAAGttgaaaaacctagaagaaatgcacAAGTtgctagacacatacaacctaccaagatagaaggaggaagaaatccaaaacctgaatagaccaataacaaataatgagatccaagctgtaataaaaagtctcccagtaaattAAAGCTGAGGATccgatggcttcactgctgaattccaccaaacatttaaataactcATACCAGTCCTAGTCAAGCTATTCTGAAAAGCAGAGGAAGAGGAATTACTTACAAACTCATATTTCTTTTTGAGTATTTTTGACCTACAGTTGGTTGAATTCACTGATGCTGAACCCAGAGGTTACAGAAGGCTGCCTGTATTCTACGATGAGGGATCCATTCACACATAAGAGGACACATGAGCTCCAGTATACATGGCCAAGTGTGTTCTGAGCAACACTGTAAGAGgccaaagtggaaacaatccaaatgcccatcaacagcaGAAACATTTATACTATTGGACACCTTACAGCAGGCAACAGGAACAAGTACAGCTACAAGGAACAACATAGATGAAggatataaacaaaaaaacccattaaaCTGCATAAAGCACAATTCTATTTACATAAGGttatataacattttcaaaatgagcaacattttagtaaatttatttaGAATTCTTCTGCAGAAGGGTTTTGTCTCTTCTCTCCAATTTGttaaatttactcatttattcataaCAGCATGAACTCgcaggtatttattttattctttggattATAATTCAATAATACTTTATTCTGTTGCTCAACTTGTTTAAAATTTGGCCGTTGGGAGGTGTTTTCATTGGTTCTTGTGCTCTTCTAATATAACCCCATAAATGTTCTAACATAACCTCATcaatacttttgtttgttttgtgtttaccACATTCTTATTTTCCAACACTCCAAGATGCTATAGGCTCTTTCTATATTTCCTGCACAGGTCTAGAAACTTTGTTTCTTCATAAGTATTgccacatctttattttttctttaacattatcGGGTTGCAGTTTTATTAATCATCTTTAGTCTAGATTGCCTTCTGTTTATTTATAATTCtatcattgttttaatattttatgttgtttttatttactaattgCTGAATTTCAACataatatttatagatttttagaaaatatggATATTAATTCTCAAATATAGTCagattcagtttttaaattgttgacttttaattttacttcaacGAGGTCAAGCTTATGCTCAATTTATTAACTTATGGAATTGTAATTGATATTTATTTGTAGCTGCACTGGgaaatttttgtaaatgtgttctacctattgaaaaacattttccatttgatttttggTAGTTGCATGTTATAACGATCACAGTTGTTAAGTTTGTTTTGCAAAttctatagcttttttttttttctttttttgactgagtctcgctgtggaccaggctggagtgcagtggcgccatgtctgctcactgcaacctccaccctcagggttcaagcaattctcctgtttcagcctcccgagtagctgggattacaggcgtcctcaaccatgcccggctaattttttatatttttagtagagatggggtttcaccatattggccaggctggtcttgaactcccggtcccaggtgatccacccaccttggcctgccaaagtgctgggattacaggcgtaagccaccgcgcccagccaaattatACAGCATTCCTAACTTTGTTCTCTGCACTATTGGTTTCAGTCAAAATGctgttacataaaaaaaaaaaaaaaaaaaaaaaaaaaaatcatgatctCCTATCATGATTGCAGACTTTTCAGTTTTACCATCTAAGTCTGAGTCTTGGCTCTCTACGTGTCAGTGCCATGTGGTTAGGTGCATAAAGTTCATTACTGCAATATTGAAATGTTTTCCTATGAAATTTCATTAACCATGATCCTATCAATACACTGGATATTAATATTGCTCTCCtagatttcttttgtttaatatttgtCTGGATTGCCTGTTCccataaatttacttttaatcaCTTAGTGTTGTTCTAAGATTGattaaaatgtagaataaaaggGAAGGTTATGGGAGAGTGGGACGTCTAATCTAAGCCCAGCCCAGTGATTACATTAGCTGGGCGCTGATTAGGTTAGGATGTTGCTCAGGGATAAAGCCAGGATCTTTGGGACCTGGCTTCATTTGGAGTTCACCTACCAAGAGGAAACCTTCCTCTGGGTCCTGGAGTATTTGGCCTGAAATTGGGAATTTGGGAGTTGCTGCTCCAGGGCGCTCCCTGCGGAGCTCGGCCGCCAGCCTCTCCGCCCGGCCTTTCCCGGCGTCCCCACGCGGGGCGCAGCCGCAAGAAAGGAACGCAGGTCACACCGTCAGCGCCCAGAGCAGCGCCAGTTTCCGGGCCCGGCCTGCTCTGGGAGCCATGAGCTGCGGCCGCCCCCCTCCCGACGTGGACGGCATGATCACCCTCAAGGTGGACAACCTGACCTACCGGACCACTCCCGACAGCCTGAAGCGAGTGTTCGAGAAGTACGGGCGCGTGGGCGACGTGTACATCCCGCGGGAGCACCACACCAAGGCGCCCCGGGGCTTCGCCTTCGTCCGCTTTCACAACCGGCGCGACGCGGAAGACGCCGAGGACGCCATGGACGGGGCGGAGCTGGATGGACGCGAGCTGCGGGTGCAGATGGCGCGCTATGGCCGCCGGGACCTGCCCCGCAGCCGCCAGGAAGAGCCGCGCGGCAGGTCGGGAGGCGGCGGCTATGGACGGCGGAGCCGCAGCCCCAGGCGGCGACACCGCAGCAGATCCCGGGGTCCCAGCTGCTCTAGGTCCCGCAGCAGATCTCACCATGGGGGGTCTCGCTATATCCGGTCTCCCTATAGCCGATCTACCTTCAGGAGATCTCGCTACAGCCGATCTCCCTACAGACGATCTCATTGCAGAGGATCTCGCTACAGTCAGTCTTACAGCCGGCATCACTACAGCCGATCTCCCTACAGGGAATCTCGCTACAGGAGGTCCCCCTACATCCGGTCTTCCCGCAACAGGTCTCTCTACAACCGCTCTCACTCGAAGTCTGGGTCTGGCTCTCGCTCTCCATCAACCTCCAAATCCAGCTCTGCGCGAAGATCCAAGTCCTCCTCCATCTCCAGATCTTGCTCAAGGTCCAGGTCTAGATCTACGTCCGGGAGTACTCCCTCCATATCCAAGAGGGAATCCAAGTCCAGGTCGTGATCCAAGAGTCCTCCCAGGTCTCCTGAAGGGGAAAAAGGACAAGTGTCCTCCTAGGAAAATGATCATCAGCTAACGGGTGATGGACGACTTGGGGAAAAGGACTTCATACTCAGTCCATGGCAGCAGAGTCCCTGGAAGAAGGGACTGCCTAATGAAAGGGTTGTGTGACATTTGTCTACCTTTTTACCAG from Piliocolobus tephrosceles isolate RC106 chromosome 13, ASM277652v3, whole genome shotgun sequence encodes:
- the LOC111551626 gene encoding serine/arginine-rich splicing factor 8-like, whose protein sequence is MSCGRPPPDVDGMITLKVDNLTYRTTPDSLKRVFEKYGRVGDVYIPREHHTKAPRGFAFVRFHNRRDAEDAEDAMDGAELDGRELRVQMARYGRRDLPRSRQEEPRGRSGGGGYGRRSRSPRRRHRSRSRGPSCSRSRSRSHHGGSRYIRSPYSRSTFRRSRYSRSPYRRSHCRGSRYSQSYSRHHYSRSPYRESRYRRSPYIRSSRNRSLYNRSHSKSGSGSRSPSTSKSSSARRSKSSSISRSCSRSRSRSTSGSTPSISKRESKSRS